TCTGTCAAGTGTTCGCACGACTACAGGAAAATAGTGGAATTTTTTATTGTGTTATAGTGTGGTCAAGGCAATTGAACAGCCAAAAATCACGCTTACAATGGGAGGTTTTACTGATGATGAACATGTGGAACGCGAAACAATGGGCAAAAAAGCTGATGACCGCAGGACTCGGAGCTGCAATCCTGTTCTCCGGTAGCATGGCATTGCCGACGCATAGCGCTTACGCCTATTCGTCGTCACAAGCCCAGGGCGTAATTTCGACGGCAAAAAGATTTATCGGAACACCGTATAGATTCGGTTCGCCGATCGGCTCGACACGTACGTTTGACTGCTCCTCGTTCACTTGGACCGCTTTTCATTATAACGGCATTAACCTGCCGAGATCGTCGCAAGAGCAGTCCCGTGCAGGACAGTATGTGCCGAAAAGCAATTTGATGCCGGGAGATCTCGTATTTTTCTATTCGCCGATTCACCACGTCGGCATTTATATCGGGAACGGCAAATTCATTCATACGTGGGGTGGCCCGGGCGTTATGATTTCGGATCTTAACCAGGGCTGGTGGAAAAACAATTATACGACTGCCCGCCGTGTACTGTAACGGTATCGCGGATATAACTCACGATCGTCTGCAGCGGAGTTCCGGATGTAAATATCGCGGAAATGCCGGCTGCAAGCAGGTGAGGGATATGTTCGTGCGGAATGACGCCCCCGCCGATGACCGGAATCGGCAACTGCTTTTCGCGCAGCAGCCGAACCACTTCGGGGAAATGCTCCAGATGAGCGCCGGACAAGCACGATAAGCCTATGATGTCAACCTGCTTGCGGATGGCGAGCTGTACGATTTGTTCCGGCGTCTTGCGGATGCCGGAATAAACGACGTTCATCCCGGCATCGCGCAGCGCCTGGGCGACGACCAGCGCTCCGCGCGTATGGCCGTCCAGTCCGGGCTTGGCGATCAGCACGGTTATTCGTGGGTCCATGGGAAAAGCTCCTCCTCGTATTCGCCGAAAACGCAGCGGAGTCTGTCGCATATCTCGCCGACAGTCGCGTACGCTTTCACGCAGTCCAATATATACGGCATCAGATTGTCGTCCCGCACGGCGGCCTGCTGGAGTTGATCCAGCAAGGCTGCCGTTTTGACGTTGTCGCGACGGCGGCGAAGTTCGGCAAGGCGTTCCGGAAGCGGCATTTGCGGCCGCTTATGCTGCACGATACCTGAAACATGTTGCCTCGCTCGATAATGCGGGCCTGACTCCGGCCGCTCTGTTCGGTTTTCGCAATGCGTAGGATGGCCGTGCGGAGCAGGGGAGAGCGCGTCGGTTATGTACCCGAACAACGGTGAAGGCGATAGCCTCTCTTCGCGAAGTTCGGCAAACCCGTTGACGCCGACGACGATGCGCCGCTTCGCGTCGACATCAAGCTGGTGCCGGTACGACGCTTCACGGATAAGCCGCTGCATATAACCGGCGCGGAGCGCTTCGAACACGCCTCCGGTCCGCTCGATTTCCGCCATGTACTCCTGCGCCTCCCGCTCGAGCCGGTCCGTCAACTCTTCGACGTACCGGGAGCCGGCGAGCGGATCGGCACTGTCCGTGACTCCGCTCTCATACGCGATGATCTGCTGCGTTCGCAGCGCGATGCGGGCCGTCTCCTCCGTCGGCAGCCCGAGCGCTTCGTCGAGCGCGTTGGCATGCAGGCTCTGCGTGCCGCCTAGCACGGCGCCGAGCGCCTGCAGCGTAACGCGCGCGGCGTTGTTTTCCGGCTGCTGCGCCGTCAACTGCGAGCCGCTCGTCTGTGCGTGCACGCGCAGCTGCATCGATTTCGGCGAGCGGGCGCCGAATCGCTGCTTCATCAGCCGCGCCCACAGCCGCCGCGCGGCGCGAAACTTCGCCGCCTCCTCGAAGAGGTGCAGGCCGGCGGCGAAGAAAAACGAGACGCGCGGCGCGAACG
The window above is part of the Paenibacillus hamazuiensis genome. Proteins encoded here:
- a CDS encoding acyl-CoA mutase large subunit family protein, with product MTGRARLRGAADGLTTEAAGAVRGNPSDDSARSGADPTNDDVGYEPERALSFAAADNAADRIGCPGEYPYTRGIYPNMYKDKLWTMRQYAGFGSAEETNRRLHYLLRHGQTGLSLAFDLPTQLGLDADHPLACGEVGKAGVSVSSLADMETLLAGLPLGEVSLSMTINATAPILLAMVLAVAEKQGVPREKLGGTVQNDILKEYVARGTYIFPPQPSMRLAVDLIAYCEAYLPRWNPISVSGYHLREAGATAAQEIGFALAHAAAYVQAACGRGLDVDAFAPRVSFFFAAGLHLFEEAAKFRAARRLWARLMKQRFGARSPKSMQLRVHAQTSGSQLTAQQPENNAARVTLQALGAVLGGTQSLHANALDEALGLPTEETARIALRTQQIIAYESGVTDSADPLAGSRYVEELTDRLEREAQEYMAEIERTGGVFEALRAGYMQRLIREASYRHQLDVDAKRRIVVGVNGFAELREERLSPSPLFGYITDALSPAPHGHPTHCENRTERPESGPHYRARQHVSGIVQHKRPQMPLPERLAELRRRRDNVKTAALLDQLQQAAVRDDNLMPYILDCVKAYATVGEICDRLRCVFGEYEEELFPWTHE
- a CDS encoding cobalamin B12-binding domain-containing protein, which produces MDPRITVLIAKPGLDGHTRGALVVAQALRDAGMNVVYSGIRKTPEQIVQLAIRKQVDIIGLSCLSGAHLEHFPEVVRLLREKQLPIPVIGGGVIPHEHIPHLLAAGISAIFTSGTPLQTIVSYIRDTVTVHGGQSYNCFSTSPG
- a CDS encoding C40 family peptidase is translated as MNMWNAKQWAKKLMTAGLGAAILFSGSMALPTHSAYAYSSSQAQGVISTAKRFIGTPYRFGSPIGSTRTFDCSSFTWTAFHYNGINLPRSSQEQSRAGQYVPKSNLMPGDLVFFYSPIHHVGIYIGNGKFIHTWGGPGVMISDLNQGWWKNNYTTARRVL